The Pseudorasbora parva isolate DD20220531a chromosome 16, ASM2467924v1, whole genome shotgun sequence genome includes a region encoding these proteins:
- the tgm2l gene encoding protein-glutamine gamma-glutamyltransferase 2, whose amino-acid sequence MDRHNAMRSDIDLQSYENNHAHRTEEMDVERLLVRRGQPFSVVLQCTEHIPQIPDHQLNLILHLGKNNEVVLKVSDSEQDHGKWWFSQRNAQGEVMLTVHSPADAPVGLYSMTVVLLSADGQILEQTKHQTFYLLFNPWCKDDSVYLPSEELLQEYILNENGILYQGSWDDITTVPWNFGQFEKDVVDICFEVLDNSPAALKNSEMDIVNRANPVYVSRTITAMVNANDDRGVVSGRWDGEYSDGVAPTHWTGSVPILRRWSEGGGQKVRYGQCWVFTGVACTVLRCLGIPTRCITNYSSAHDTNANISVDYLFNDQLESVSEGRKDSIWNYHCWVESWMKRDDLPEGYNGWQVLDPTPQERSDGVFCCGPCPVRAVKEGDVGLKYDTTFVFSEVNADLNFWIVHPDGERSQVSKNSKIIGRSISTKSVYGDFREDITTNYKYPEGSMKEREVFKKAGRQVGQKNEGPGQLELFIKHAPAIHGTDFDVIIEVYNAGGEDTDAQLTVMSNAITYNSIHRGECQRKTTSLKVPAHKAHKEVLRLQYDHYGACVSEHHMIRVTALLQPTDQDNIILQEINIPLKMPALLIKIIGNAIVSRKLTAHISFTNPLPVSLQRGVFTVEGAGLTEAREIKTHGKIEPGQAVTVKFSFKPTRAGMRKLLVDFDSDRLRDVKGEASIIVRTKMRNMNAVPEI is encoded by the exons ATGGATAGGCATAATG CCATGCGGAGTGATATAGATCTGCAGAGTTATGAGAATAACCATGCTCACCGCACAGAGGAGATGGACGTGGAGCGTCTGCTGGTGCGCAGAGGTCAGCCCTTCTCTGTAGTCCTGCAGTGTACtgagcacatcccacagatccCAGACCACCAGCTCAACCTCATACTTCACCTGG GTAAGAATAATGAGGTGGTCTTGAAGGTGTCAGACTCAGAGCAGGATCATGGGAAATGGTGGTTCAGTCAGCGTAATGCTCAGGGTGAGGTGATGCTAACTGTCCACAGCCCAGCTGATGCTCCTGTGGGTCTGTACAGCATGACTGTGGTTTTGCTATCAGCTGATGGGCAGATCCTGGAGCAAACCAAGCATCAGACCTTCTACCTGCTTTTCAATCCCTGGTGCAAAG ATGACTCTGTGTACCTTCCCAGTGAGGAACTGCTGCaggagtacattttaaatgaaaacggGATCTTGTACCAGGGCTCATGGGATGATATCACCACCGTGCCCTGGAACTTCGGGCAG TTTGAGAAAGATGTGGTGGATATttgctttgaagtgctggacaaTTCGCCTGCCGCCCTGAAAAACTCAGAGATGGACATTGTAAACAGAGCGAACCCTGTTTATGTTAGCAGGACTATTACTGCCATG GTGAATGCTAATGATGACCGGGGGGTGGTATCTGGGCGCTGGGATGGAGAGTACAGTGATGGGGTGGCACCCACACATTGGACTGGCAGTGTGCCCATCCTGAGGCGCTGGAGTGAGGGTGGAGGACAGAAAGTACGTTATGGGCAGTGCTGGGTGTTCACAGGAGTGGCATGCACAG TTCTCCGCTGTCTTGGCATTCCAACCAgatgcatcactaattactcaTCTGCTCATGACACGAATGCAAACATTTCTGTGGATTACCTTTTCAATGATCAACTTGAAAGTGTGTCTGAAGGCAGGAAAGACTCCATCTG GAATTACCACTGTTGGGTTGAGTCCTGGATGAAACGAGATGACCTCCCAGAAGGCTACAATGGATGGCAGGTGCTAGATCCAACACCTCAAGAAAGGAGTGATG GAGTTTTCTGCTGTGGGCCTTGTCCAGTCCGCGCAGTCAAGGAAGGAGATGTGGGGTTGAAGTATGACACCACttttgtgttttctgaggtgAACGCAGATCTGAATTTCTGGATTGTTCATCCAGATGGGGAACGATCTCAAGTGTCCAAAAACAGTAAAATTATTGGACGGAGCATTAGCACTAAGAGTGTGTATGGAGACTTCAGAGAGGACATTACTACTAATTACAAATATCCTGAAG GTTCAATGAAGGAGCGAGAGGTTTTTAAAAAGGCAGGAAGACAAGTGGGCCAAAAGAACGAAGGCCCAGGACAGCTTGAGCTTTTCATCAAGCATGCTCCAGCTATCCACGGGACAGACTTTGACGTGATTATAGAGGTGTATAATGCCGGTGGGGAGGACACAGATGCACAACTCACAGTCATGTCGAACGCAATAACCTACAATAGTATCCACCGCGGAGAGTGCCAGAGAAAGACAACCTCTCTCAAAGTACCAGCTCACAAAG CTCATAAAGAAGTATTGCGACTTCAGTATGACCATTACGGGGCGTGTGTGTCTGAACATCACATGATAAGGGTCACAGCCCTTCTCCAACCCACTGATCAAGACAACATCATCCTGCAGGAAATCAACATCCCCTTGAAAATGCCAGCACTTCTTATCAAG ATTATTGGAAATGCGATTGTATCACGTAAACTGACAGCACACATCTCCTTCACCAATCCTTTGCCGGTTAGTCTTCAACGAGGCGTGTTTACCGTGGAGGGAGCAGGACTAACAGAGGCCAGAGAAATAAAAACACA CGGTAAGATTGAACCTGGTCAGGCTGTGACAGTTAAATTCTCCTTTAAACCCACCCGTGCTGGCATGAGGAAACTGCTTGTCGACTTTGACTCAGACAGACTGAGAGATGTCAAGGGAGAAGCCTCTATCATTGTTCGGACAAAAATGCGTAATATGAATGCTGTCCCAGAAATCTAA
- the pllp gene encoding plasmolipin isoform X1, translating into MTAEMADFPGKVNTQTSSQEPQRSYGIPSRVDMDFIKSIPGILLLAEIVVGLLVWALIASTPYASLYAAYGWVLFVSVTLWLLSIALLVVLLLRIHQSLPSIPWPLVFMVFYVVAAVLYLTAFFTNAASVPFMYYRGHLGTSAFFAIVVTLLYAASSYFAYFGWRGEGQNAAGSTVPV; encoded by the exons ATGACTGCAG AAATGGCAGATTTTCCTGGTAAGGTCAACACTCAGACCAGCTCACAAGAACCTCAAAGAAGTTATGGAATCCCATCAAGAGTTGACATGGACTTTATCAAGAGCATTCCTGGTATTCTACTTTTGGCTGAGATT GTTGTTGGATTACTGGTCTGGGCGCTGATAGCCAGTACTCCATACGCCTCTTTATATGCTGCTTATGGGTGGGTCCTTTTCGTCAGTGTGACACTGTGGCTTTTGAGCATCGCCCTGTTGGTTGTGCTATTGCTGAGGATTCATCAAAGTCTACCCTCAATACCCTGGCCTTTGGTG TTCATGGTGTTTTACGTAGTTGCAGCTGTTCTATACCTAACTGCCTTTTTTACTAATGCTGCATCCGTTCCATTCATGTATTACCGTGGTCATCTGGGAACTTCTGCA TTCTTTGCCATAGTGGTGACCCTGTTATATGCAGCTAGCTCCTACTTTGCCTATTTTGGCTGGAGAGGTGAAGGGCAAAACGCAGCGGGGAGTACAGTGCCTGTGTAG
- the pllp gene encoding plasmolipin isoform X2, with translation MADFPGKVNTQTSSQEPQRSYGIPSRVDMDFIKSIPGILLLAEIVVGLLVWALIASTPYASLYAAYGWVLFVSVTLWLLSIALLVVLLLRIHQSLPSIPWPLVFMVFYVVAAVLYLTAFFTNAASVPFMYYRGHLGTSAFFAIVVTLLYAASSYFAYFGWRGEGQNAAGSTVPV, from the exons ATGGCAGATTTTCCTGGTAAGGTCAACACTCAGACCAGCTCACAAGAACCTCAAAGAAGTTATGGAATCCCATCAAGAGTTGACATGGACTTTATCAAGAGCATTCCTGGTATTCTACTTTTGGCTGAGATT GTTGTTGGATTACTGGTCTGGGCGCTGATAGCCAGTACTCCATACGCCTCTTTATATGCTGCTTATGGGTGGGTCCTTTTCGTCAGTGTGACACTGTGGCTTTTGAGCATCGCCCTGTTGGTTGTGCTATTGCTGAGGATTCATCAAAGTCTACCCTCAATACCCTGGCCTTTGGTG TTCATGGTGTTTTACGTAGTTGCAGCTGTTCTATACCTAACTGCCTTTTTTACTAATGCTGCATCCGTTCCATTCATGTATTACCGTGGTCATCTGGGAACTTCTGCA TTCTTTGCCATAGTGGTGACCCTGTTATATGCAGCTAGCTCCTACTTTGCCTATTTTGGCTGGAGAGGTGAAGGGCAAAACGCAGCGGGGAGTACAGTGCCTGTGTAG
- the arl2bp gene encoding ADP-ribosylation factor-like protein 2-binding protein isoform X2, whose product MMDSHETDLLSGDENIVEMQNLEEEDFAVSKSSDADAEFDMVIGNIEDIIMEDEFQYLQQSFMEKYYLEFDDSEENKLSYTPIFNEYIEILEKHLEQQLVERIPGFNMDSFTHLLKQHKDEVSGDILDMLLTFTDFMAFKEMFIDYRTEKEGRGLDLSTGLVVKSLNSASASPLTSSTASELS is encoded by the exons ATGATGGATTCTCATGAGACAG ATCTGCTGAGTGGCGACGAGAACATAGTGGAAATGCAGAATTTGGAAGAGGAGGACTTTGCTGTTTCAAA GTCATCAGATGCTGATGCAGAATTTGACATGGTAATTGGGAACATCGAGGATATTATAATGG AGGATGAATTCCAATATCTTCAGCAGTCTTTCATGGAGAAATATTACCTTGAGTTTGATGACTCTGAGGAGAATAAACTCAGCTATACACCTATATTTAACGAATAT ATTGAAATCCTAGAAAAGCATCTGGAGCAACAGTTGGTAGAGCGTATTCCTGGATTCAACATGGATTCCTTCACCCATTTACTTAA ACAGCACAAAGATGAAGTCTCAGGTGACATACTTGACATGCTGCTCACTTTCACGGACTTTATGGCTTTCAAAGAGATGTTCATTGATTATAGAACa GAAAAGGAGGGTAGAGGATTGGACCTTAGTACCGGACTGGTGGTGAAGTCATTAAATTCTGCTTCAGCTTCACCTCTGACCTCCAGCACAGCCTCAGAATTGAGCTGA
- the arl2bp gene encoding ADP-ribosylation factor-like protein 2-binding protein isoform X1 — translation MKRKLFLPDTFRASTRSPVAVAAATSGRTFGRFMMDSHETDLLSGDENIVEMQNLEEEDFAVSKSSDADAEFDMVIGNIEDIIMEDEFQYLQQSFMEKYYLEFDDSEENKLSYTPIFNEYIEILEKHLEQQLVERIPGFNMDSFTHLLKQHKDEVSGDILDMLLTFTDFMAFKEMFIDYRTEKEGRGLDLSTGLVVKSLNSASASPLTSSTASELS, via the exons ATGAAAAGAAAGTTGTTTCTACCGGACACATTTCGAGCAAGTACGCGTTCTCCCGTTGCCGTGGCAGCAGCGACTTCAGGAAGAACGTTCGGGCGATTTATGATGGATTCTCATGAGACAG ATCTGCTGAGTGGCGACGAGAACATAGTGGAAATGCAGAATTTGGAAGAGGAGGACTTTGCTGTTTCAAA GTCATCAGATGCTGATGCAGAATTTGACATGGTAATTGGGAACATCGAGGATATTATAATGG AGGATGAATTCCAATATCTTCAGCAGTCTTTCATGGAGAAATATTACCTTGAGTTTGATGACTCTGAGGAGAATAAACTCAGCTATACACCTATATTTAACGAATAT ATTGAAATCCTAGAAAAGCATCTGGAGCAACAGTTGGTAGAGCGTATTCCTGGATTCAACATGGATTCCTTCACCCATTTACTTAA ACAGCACAAAGATGAAGTCTCAGGTGACATACTTGACATGCTGCTCACTTTCACGGACTTTATGGCTTTCAAAGAGATGTTCATTGATTATAGAACa GAAAAGGAGGGTAGAGGATTGGACCTTAGTACCGGACTGGTGGTGAAGTCATTAAATTCTGCTTCAGCTTCACCTCTGACCTCCAGCACAGCCTCAGAATTGAGCTGA